Proteins from a genomic interval of Bradyrhizobium sp. CCBAU 53340:
- a CDS encoding substrate-binding domain-containing protein, with translation MTVYLPAGWSPAKAAGKWKVGFSQCTTLEPWRVQFNKDIQAEAKNQPDVDLVITDGQDKTEKQVADCENLIVQQVNVLLISPKESAGLTGVVEKAIDAKIPVIVLDRNVDTKRITQFIGGDNVAIGKAAGEYAVKLLGGPGKAAGNVVEIWGGMGTQPAHDRHDGFHAFTDKEPGIKNLLNNQSGDWKQDKAYNIMTTALRNNEKIDLVYGHNDPMAYGAYLAAKDAGRDKDIKFILGIDGLPNEGVTWVSKGQLTATFLYATPGAEGLRQAVKLLKGEKLQPVITLPTMLITKDNASDILKKNGLL, from the coding sequence ATGACCGTCTATCTGCCTGCCGGGTGGAGCCCGGCCAAAGCCGCCGGCAAGTGGAAGGTCGGCTTCAGCCAGTGCACCACGCTCGAGCCATGGCGCGTGCAGTTCAACAAGGATATCCAGGCGGAAGCCAAGAACCAGCCGGATGTCGACCTCGTCATCACCGACGGTCAGGACAAGACCGAGAAGCAGGTCGCCGACTGCGAAAACCTCATCGTGCAGCAGGTCAACGTGCTCCTGATCTCGCCGAAGGAATCGGCGGGACTGACCGGCGTCGTCGAGAAGGCGATCGACGCCAAGATTCCGGTCATCGTGCTCGATCGCAACGTCGACACCAAGCGGATAACCCAGTTCATCGGCGGCGACAATGTCGCGATCGGCAAGGCGGCCGGCGAGTATGCGGTGAAGCTGCTCGGCGGTCCGGGCAAGGCAGCCGGCAACGTGGTCGAGATCTGGGGCGGCATGGGCACCCAGCCCGCGCACGATCGGCACGATGGCTTCCATGCCTTCACCGACAAGGAGCCGGGTATCAAAAATCTGCTCAACAACCAGTCTGGCGACTGGAAGCAGGACAAGGCCTACAACATCATGACGACGGCGCTGCGCAACAATGAGAAGATCGACCTTGTCTACGGCCACAACGATCCGATGGCCTATGGCGCCTATCTCGCGGCCAAGGATGCCGGCCGCGACAAGGACATCAAGTTCATTCTCGGTATCGACGGCTTGCCCAACGAGGGCGTGACCTGGGTGAGCAAGGGACAGCTGACGGCCACATTCCTCTATGCAACGCCCGGCGCCGAAGGCCTGCGGCAGGCCGTCAAGCTGTTGAAAGGCGAGAAGCTGCAGCCGGTCATCACGCTGCCGACGATGCTGATTACCAAGGACAACGCCTCCGACATTCTGAAGAAGAACGGCCTGCTTTGA
- a CDS encoding ABC transporter permease, translating into MRLARLLSRTKLYWGLLIICLIGTLTSPHTSSGNNIFLSYANLTDVLRQVSITGLVATGMTMVILLGGIDLSVGSTMGFATVICAMLLTKPGWTSASAMGVPAAVLTCGVAVALAARFIFMGLARGSDASAGRRREITLSSWRSVGIPGLLGLITAIAVAWWTAGQVPVKFGVLGVLLVAPCLALVLGAINGLLIVTGRMQPFIVTLAMMVSALGIARLTAGQDNAVVPVYTGTNATEAFELLRSMLWGVLPVPSVFFLAAIILFGAILRFTTFGRYAYAIGGNVEAAKLSGIKVAQVQLTAYLLSGLLAGIAGVLFVAQYRQGKPDAGAGLELDAIAAVVIGGTSLMGGRGGLAGTFVGVLIFGLLSDILQLQNIDSNVQLLMKGLIIVCTVLVQEQNLGQLFSRWRFSRSREAGADTKTAESHRLPSATKVQFAREDLDEAS; encoded by the coding sequence ATGAGGCTAGCCAGGCTTCTCTCGCGCACCAAGCTCTATTGGGGACTGCTGATCATCTGCCTGATCGGCACCCTCACCTCGCCGCACACTTCGTCCGGCAACAACATCTTCCTGTCCTATGCCAACCTGACCGACGTGCTTCGTCAGGTCTCGATCACCGGATTGGTCGCCACTGGCATGACCATGGTCATCCTGCTCGGCGGCATCGATCTGTCGGTCGGCTCTACTATGGGCTTCGCGACGGTGATCTGCGCAATGCTGCTGACCAAACCGGGCTGGACGTCGGCATCCGCAATGGGGGTGCCGGCTGCGGTGCTCACATGCGGTGTTGCCGTGGCGCTGGCTGCACGTTTCATCTTCATGGGTCTCGCGCGCGGCAGCGACGCTTCCGCCGGGCGGCGCCGGGAGATCACGCTCTCGTCCTGGCGCAGCGTCGGCATTCCCGGCCTGCTAGGCCTCATCACTGCAATCGCGGTTGCGTGGTGGACGGCGGGCCAGGTGCCCGTCAAGTTCGGCGTTCTCGGCGTTCTCCTGGTGGCACCTTGCCTCGCCCTGGTGCTCGGGGCCATCAACGGATTGCTGATCGTCACGGGACGGATGCAGCCCTTCATCGTGACCCTCGCGATGATGGTCAGCGCGCTCGGCATCGCGCGCCTCACAGCGGGACAGGACAACGCCGTGGTGCCGGTCTACACCGGCACCAATGCAACCGAGGCATTCGAGTTGCTGCGCTCGATGCTGTGGGGCGTGCTGCCGGTGCCCAGCGTCTTCTTCCTGGCGGCGATCATCCTGTTCGGCGCGATCCTGCGCTTCACTACATTCGGCCGCTATGCCTATGCGATCGGCGGCAACGTCGAGGCGGCCAAGCTCTCGGGCATCAAGGTCGCGCAGGTGCAGCTCACCGCCTACCTGCTGTCAGGCTTGCTCGCCGGGATCGCCGGCGTGCTGTTCGTCGCGCAATACCGGCAAGGCAAGCCCGATGCAGGCGCAGGCCTCGAGCTCGACGCGATTGCCGCGGTCGTGATCGGCGGCACAAGCCTGATGGGGGGCCGTGGCGGCCTCGCCGGCACCTTCGTCGGCGTCCTGATCTTCGGGCTCCTGTCGGACATCCTTCAGCTCCAGAACATCGATTCCAACGTCCAGCTTCTGATGAAAGGATTGATCATCGTCTGCACCGTGCTGGTGCAGGAACAGAATCTCGGCCAGCTCTTCTCGCGATGGCGGTTCAGCCGTTCGCGGGAAGCCGGCGCCGATACGAAAACGGCCGAATCCCATCGGCTGCCAAGCGCCACGAAGGTGCAATTCGCAAGGGAGGATCTCGATGAAGCGTCGTGA
- a CDS encoding sugar ABC transporter ATP-binding protein, whose translation MEARFGAFGAHDESRAHLSRLIELAAHAGVPGDRLVLSAEQISKSFAGVKALHQVDFNLCHGEVHALMGENGAGKSTLMKILAGVHTSYDGSIQIGHQTVSFSGVRDAEEAGVAIIHQELNLVPELSVADNIFLGREPLIAGLLIDRRRMARAAEHLLARLGVNIDAECRVADLRVGEQQLVEIAKALSLNARILIMDEPTSALSASECDTLFKIVRQLAREGVAIIYTSHRIEEVLDLADRVTILRDGRRVITAAIGDLSHGAIISAMVGRDMAASDRGAATADGGVILSIRGLTLDTLSSRGWRRTLHGVSFELRRGEILGIGGLLGAGRTEILESIFGAARGWRGGEIAIGGATVEIHSPADAYRLGLALVSEDRKERGLHLAASICDNIALPSIGVLSQFGLRAFGRERALAAEMVGRLSVRCTGIGQPAAALSGGNQQKVVIGKWLATEPRILLLDEPTRGIDIGAKQEIYRLIFDLAAQGLGIIVVTSEMPELLLLSDRILVMCEGRQTGILTRENATQEAVMRLAAPGMATWSQESAS comes from the coding sequence ATGGAAGCACGCTTCGGCGCATTCGGGGCGCACGATGAGTCACGCGCCCATCTCTCGCGCTTGATCGAGCTTGCCGCCCATGCCGGCGTGCCGGGCGACCGTCTCGTTCTCTCCGCCGAACAGATCTCGAAATCCTTCGCCGGCGTAAAGGCTCTCCACCAGGTCGACTTCAATCTATGTCACGGCGAAGTGCATGCGCTGATGGGCGAAAACGGCGCCGGCAAAAGCACGCTGATGAAGATCCTTGCCGGCGTGCACACGAGCTATGACGGCTCCATTCAGATCGGACACCAGACGGTATCGTTCAGCGGCGTGCGCGACGCCGAGGAAGCCGGCGTTGCGATCATTCATCAGGAGCTCAATCTCGTTCCCGAGTTGAGTGTGGCCGACAACATCTTCCTTGGCCGTGAGCCGCTGATCGCCGGCCTGCTCATCGACCGCCGGCGCATGGCAAGGGCGGCCGAGCACCTGCTGGCGCGCCTCGGCGTCAATATCGACGCCGAATGCCGGGTCGCCGACCTGCGCGTCGGCGAGCAGCAGCTGGTGGAAATCGCCAAGGCGCTGTCGCTCAATGCCCGTATCCTCATCATGGACGAGCCGACCTCGGCGCTGTCGGCGTCGGAATGCGACACGCTGTTCAAGATCGTGCGGCAGCTTGCACGCGAAGGCGTCGCGATCATCTACACCTCGCACCGCATCGAAGAGGTTCTCGACCTCGCCGATCGCGTGACCATACTGCGCGACGGCAGACGAGTGATCACGGCCGCGATCGGTGACTTGTCGCACGGCGCGATCATCTCGGCGATGGTCGGCCGCGACATGGCCGCGAGCGATCGTGGCGCCGCGACGGCGGATGGCGGGGTCATTCTGTCGATCAGGGGATTGACGCTCGATACGCTCAGTTCGCGCGGGTGGCGGCGGACACTGCACGGCGTCAGCTTCGAACTCAGACGCGGCGAGATCCTGGGGATTGGCGGGCTGCTCGGCGCCGGGCGGACGGAGATCCTGGAATCGATCTTCGGTGCCGCGCGCGGCTGGCGCGGCGGCGAAATCGCGATCGGTGGCGCAACTGTCGAGATCCACTCGCCGGCCGATGCCTACCGCCTCGGGCTTGCACTGGTCAGCGAGGACCGCAAGGAGCGCGGCCTGCACCTGGCCGCCTCGATCTGCGACAACATCGCGCTGCCGTCGATCGGCGTATTGTCGCAATTCGGCCTGCGCGCCTTTGGACGTGAACGCGCGCTGGCCGCCGAGATGGTCGGCCGGCTGTCGGTCCGCTGCACCGGCATCGGCCAGCCGGCCGCCGCGCTGTCGGGCGGCAATCAGCAGAAGGTCGTGATCGGCAAATGGCTCGCGACAGAACCGCGCATTCTCCTGCTCGACGAGCCGACCCGCGGCATCGACATCGGCGCCAAGCAGGAGATCTATCGCCTGATCTTCGATCTCGCCGCGCAAGGCCTCGGCATCATCGTGGTCACCTCGGAAATGCCCGAGCTTCTCCTGCTGTCCGATCGCATCCTCGTAATGTGCGAGGGGCGGCAGACCGGAATCCTGACGCGCGAGAACGCGACACAGGAGGCGGTGATGCGCCTTGCTGCACCGGGCATGGCGACGTGGTCGCAGGAATCGGCATCATGA
- a CDS encoding winged helix-turn-helix domain-containing protein: MMKPGILVVAHDASLRATVARWLIQAGYAVELAESPKRAHEVVAKATIALAIVAPQGSGIELAQELEGAVEHVMFFGKPDDAAAAGEPPVSPDRCILLPLSEQDVLAKVKSVLRPVAIPQAPSGPQLLRFEGYTLDAGARTCLDARGQELTLTRAEFSLLLAFGQNPGRVLSRDELTRVVTGRGAEPEDRSVDVLISRLRRKIETDPKTPRLIVTVPGEGYRFTAKPQAVIATDQPATAQPVAAQTSDTPGHPLDRQRSNRLPVIAGVAALAVVLVMSFVGWKEWTNRASLQQVAETPKLAATPETRPPSQTSQSSAARDEQRAIVYKRMVAAMQDNQYNWRTVERLAILSGVDENEAHEILAEHPNEVVLGKSQEGKLLAKLAGR; this comes from the coding sequence ATGATGAAACCGGGGATCCTTGTCGTCGCGCACGATGCCTCGCTTCGCGCGACGGTTGCCCGCTGGTTGATTCAGGCCGGCTACGCCGTCGAACTCGCCGAGAGCCCAAAGCGTGCGCATGAGGTCGTCGCCAAAGCCACCATCGCCTTGGCGATCGTGGCGCCGCAGGGCTCGGGCATCGAACTCGCGCAGGAGCTTGAGGGCGCGGTCGAGCACGTCATGTTTTTCGGAAAGCCTGATGACGCTGCGGCGGCGGGTGAACCACCGGTCTCGCCGGATCGCTGCATCTTGCTGCCGTTGAGCGAGCAGGACGTGCTGGCCAAGGTCAAGTCCGTGTTGCGTCCGGTTGCGATCCCCCAGGCGCCATCAGGCCCTCAGCTCCTCCGTTTCGAGGGCTACACGCTCGATGCCGGTGCCCGCACCTGCCTCGACGCACGGGGACAGGAATTGACGCTGACCCGCGCGGAGTTTTCCCTGCTGCTGGCGTTCGGACAAAACCCGGGCCGGGTGCTGTCACGCGACGAACTCACGCGCGTGGTGACGGGCCGTGGCGCCGAGCCCGAAGATCGCAGCGTCGATGTGCTGATCTCGCGCCTGCGCCGCAAGATCGAGACGGACCCAAAGACGCCGCGGCTCATCGTAACCGTCCCCGGCGAGGGCTACAGGTTCACAGCCAAACCGCAGGCAGTCATCGCCACCGATCAACCTGCAACCGCCCAACCGGTGGCGGCCCAGACATCTGATACGCCTGGCCATCCTCTCGATCGACAACGATCGAACAGATTGCCTGTTATCGCAGGCGTCGCCGCGCTCGCGGTCGTCCTCGTCATGTCCTTCGTCGGTTGGAAGGAGTGGACCAACCGGGCTTCCCTGCAACAGGTGGCCGAGACGCCGAAGCTCGCGGCCACGCCGGAGACGCGACCTCCGAGCCAAACTTCGCAATCGTCCGCAGCACGGGACGAGCAGCGCGCCATCGTCTATAAGCGCATGGTCGCAGCGATGCAGGACAACCAGTACAATTGGCGCACGGTCGAGCGACTGGCCATCCTTTCCGGCGTCGACGAGAACGAAGCGCACGAAATCCTGGCGGAGCACCCGAACGAAGTCGTGCTCGGCAAATCGCAGGAAGGCAAGCTGCTCGCCAAATTGGCGGGGCGCTGA
- a CDS encoding GntR family transcriptional regulator, with protein MHSVGGFSGGTVATRGRRAGGSKVDQAYLALKRAIVSGKLAPETPIDKNEWCAVFEVSRLSITTAINRLAFEGLVVVEPQRGSYVARIHLEDVRQWMLMRRALEVEVVGNCAAEMSDDAIAALGQNLAYQKTAITSGDLEGFHELDTRFHRQMTESPGLARVGEVLDPIRTHLERVRRTLLPEPGRPQGTLREHEAIFRAIAARKPDQAKAEMANHLDRVSRELQSFVARHPGFFEE; from the coding sequence ATGCATTCGGTCGGCGGGTTCAGTGGAGGAACCGTTGCAACGCGAGGACGCAGGGCCGGGGGCTCGAAAGTCGACCAGGCTTACCTCGCGCTGAAGCGCGCCATCGTGTCTGGAAAACTCGCGCCTGAAACGCCGATCGACAAGAACGAGTGGTGCGCCGTCTTCGAAGTGTCCAGACTGTCGATCACCACGGCCATCAACCGGCTTGCTTTCGAGGGGCTCGTCGTGGTCGAGCCGCAGCGCGGGTCATATGTCGCGAGGATTCACCTGGAGGACGTGCGGCAATGGATGCTGATGCGCCGCGCGCTGGAGGTGGAGGTCGTCGGGAATTGCGCGGCCGAGATGTCCGACGACGCAATCGCGGCACTTGGTCAGAATCTCGCCTATCAGAAAACCGCCATTACCTCAGGCGATCTCGAAGGCTTTCACGAGCTCGACACACGATTTCACCGTCAAATGACCGAGAGCCCCGGTCTTGCACGAGTTGGCGAGGTGCTCGATCCGATCCGAACTCATCTAGAACGTGTTCGCCGGACGCTGCTGCCGGAGCCGGGACGGCCGCAAGGAACACTTCGCGAGCACGAAGCGATCTTTCGCGCGATTGCTGCACGGAAGCCGGATCAGGCGAAAGCCGAAATGGCCAACCACCTCGATCGCGTATCGCGCGAGCTGCAATCCTTCGTCGCGAGACACCCCGGCTTCTTCGAAGAGTAG
- a CDS encoding DUF1349 domain-containing protein produces the protein MSAPIFRRHDGVWLNEPKQWSTQNDGLQIVTDQATDFWRETHYGFSRDSGHFLGFPTADAFTAELHVQADFSSLYDQAGIMVRIDAHRWVKAGIEFSDGRAMLASVLTDGQSDWATAPYEHDARDFQVRATVTNGVLRLQVSADSRVWPLMRLAPFPVARSYLVGPMACTPERAGLKVTFPTFRLTQPLGKDLHDLG, from the coding sequence ATGAGCGCCCCGATCTTTCGCAGACATGATGGTGTGTGGCTGAACGAACCGAAACAATGGTCGACGCAGAATGACGGTCTTCAGATCGTCACCGACCAAGCCACAGATTTCTGGCGCGAAACCCATTACGGCTTTAGCCGCGACAGTGGGCACTTCCTGGGCTTCCCGACCGCCGATGCATTCACGGCCGAGTTGCACGTCCAGGCCGACTTTAGCTCACTCTACGACCAGGCGGGCATCATGGTTCGCATCGATGCGCACCGTTGGGTCAAGGCTGGAATCGAGTTCTCGGACGGGCGTGCCATGCTCGCGAGCGTGCTGACCGACGGGCAATCGGACTGGGCGACGGCACCCTACGAGCACGATGCCCGCGATTTCCAGGTGCGCGCAACCGTCACGAACGGCGTCCTTCGCCTGCAGGTCTCCGCCGATAGCAGGGTCTGGCCGCTCATGCGGCTGGCGCCATTCCCGGTGGCGCGCTCCTATCTCGTGGGGCCAATGGCCTGCACGCCCGAGCGGGCCGGCCTGAAGGTCACATTCCCGACGTTTCGCCTGACACAGCCGCTCGGCAAGGATCTTCACGATCTCGGCTGA
- a CDS encoding alpha/beta hydrolase: MTPTHALHLPRLAEIIAVAILSGAATPPPPEGVRIVLTQNETARETEGPLRKVIADLQRGAPETGNMEPELGSAVQAQAAAIAGLLKSLGRLQQIEFAHAESGTDTYKVTFENGATHWLIRLSPAGKIAGLVFRPLPVAETKGDDVTVAGLSGTLLKPAEGERPPVVLLIGGSGPTDRNGNQGGTGPGELRQLAEQLAEKGIASLRYDKRGVGRSAVAGVREDDVVLDSFVDDAVAWLNWLQQRPDLGPRIIAGHSEGGLIALLAAKRVPVAGIVLLTTPGRRLGNVIRDQLQAIGMDPVLQTEASTILAALERGETVPSVSPALHALFRPSVQRYMISELAIDPAEELRHFSQPLMIVSGEHDLQVGSADVARLSAERPDATPLIIPGMNHVLKLAPADRAGQQDAYSNPNIPLVDGLSEAIANFVRQSAR, encoded by the coding sequence ATGACCCCAACCCATGCACTTCACCTGCCCCGGCTCGCCGAGATCATCGCTGTCGCCATCCTGTCGGGCGCGGCCACTCCGCCCCCGCCAGAGGGAGTACGCATTGTGCTTACGCAAAATGAAACGGCCCGCGAGACCGAAGGCCCGCTGCGAAAAGTCATCGCGGATCTCCAGCGGGGCGCGCCCGAGACCGGCAACATGGAGCCGGAGCTCGGCTCAGCCGTGCAGGCGCAGGCCGCCGCGATCGCAGGACTGCTCAAATCGCTTGGCAGGCTGCAGCAGATCGAATTCGCGCACGCCGAGAGCGGCACGGATACCTATAAGGTGACGTTCGAAAATGGCGCGACCCATTGGCTGATCCGCTTGTCCCCGGCCGGCAAAATTGCCGGACTTGTTTTCAGGCCGCTCCCGGTCGCCGAAACCAAAGGAGACGACGTCACCGTTGCCGGCTTGTCGGGGACGTTGCTCAAGCCCGCCGAAGGAGAGCGTCCGCCAGTCGTGCTCCTCATCGGCGGCTCCGGTCCGACCGACCGCAATGGCAACCAAGGCGGCACGGGCCCCGGCGAATTGCGCCAGCTCGCCGAACAACTCGCCGAAAAGGGCATCGCATCGCTACGCTACGATAAACGCGGCGTCGGCCGCAGTGCCGTGGCCGGCGTTCGCGAGGACGACGTCGTGCTCGATTCCTTTGTCGACGATGCAGTGGCCTGGCTCAATTGGCTCCAACAACGCCCGGATTTGGGCCCTCGCATCATTGCCGGGCACAGCGAAGGCGGATTGATTGCCCTCCTCGCCGCTAAACGTGTCCCTGTTGCCGGCATCGTCCTGCTCACCACGCCTGGCAGGAGGCTCGGCAACGTCATCCGTGATCAGTTGCAGGCAATCGGAATGGATCCGGTGCTGCAGACCGAAGCATCGACCATTCTCGCCGCGCTGGAGCGGGGCGAAACAGTGCCCAGCGTGAGCCCCGCCTTGCACGCACTGTTCCGGCCCAGCGTGCAGCGCTACATGATTTCGGAGCTCGCGATCGATCCGGCGGAGGAGCTGAGACATTTCAGCCAGCCATTGATGATCGTGTCCGGCGAACACGATCTTCAGGTCGGCTCCGCTGACGTCGCGCGGCTATCCGCCGAACGTCCCGACGCGACCCCTCTCATCATACCCGGCATGAATCATGTGCTGAAGCTAGCGCCGGCGGATCGCGCGGGGCAGCAGGATGCCTATTCGAATCCTAACATTCCGCTTGTCGATGGCCTCAGCGAGGCGATCGCGAATTTCGTTCGGCAATCGGCGCGCTAG
- a CDS encoding S9 family peptidase → MRVKAIALAILLIMSIATTTSAISGDLVQERQYLRAKIGGQDVRLEALFVKRADARGRLPIAFFNHGRPAYREMTLDQSLTANDPGINLLADMARRGWLVVAIHRRGYGLSDGPTQADSPCAVDASMSWMNADADDIQASIEVVAKRPDADPTRMIVMGGSAGGAASLALGARNPPGLAAVINIAGGEHWTGCMALRESIPVDFRTLGSRSHIPNLWLFAKNDLNHPLDQIEVMRAAFAGAGADLKLVLFEPIGEDGHTGMYSIVGRTQWLVELDSFLRAHNLPTWPISNVDVVLQRLQWPQSQRAFVQAYLAAPGEKALARTAGKQNASYQTALTLDDARKLALDACQRKGEPCTIVMEDDRWTGSP, encoded by the coding sequence TTGCGCGTCAAGGCAATTGCCCTGGCGATCCTGCTCATCATGTCGATCGCGACGACCACATCGGCGATATCAGGCGATCTGGTCCAGGAACGGCAATATCTGCGCGCCAAGATCGGAGGCCAGGACGTCCGCCTGGAAGCGCTGTTTGTCAAACGCGCTGATGCGAGGGGGCGGTTGCCGATCGCCTTCTTCAATCACGGCAGGCCCGCTTACCGCGAAATGACATTGGATCAAAGCCTCACCGCGAACGATCCCGGCATCAATCTGCTGGCCGACATGGCGCGCCGCGGCTGGCTTGTCGTGGCGATCCATCGGCGCGGGTACGGACTGTCAGACGGTCCGACCCAGGCGGACTCGCCATGTGCGGTGGATGCATCCATGTCTTGGATGAACGCGGACGCCGACGATATCCAGGCGTCAATCGAGGTCGTCGCGAAGCGACCGGATGCCGATCCAACCAGAATGATCGTGATGGGCGGATCAGCCGGCGGCGCGGCTTCGCTCGCGCTGGGCGCGCGCAACCCTCCTGGTCTCGCGGCCGTCATCAATATCGCGGGCGGCGAGCATTGGACCGGCTGCATGGCGCTACGCGAATCCATCCCGGTCGATTTCAGGACGCTCGGCTCACGCAGCCATATTCCCAATCTCTGGCTGTTTGCGAAGAACGATCTCAATCACCCGCTCGACCAGATCGAGGTCATGCGCGCGGCCTTCGCCGGAGCCGGAGCCGATCTCAAGCTCGTGCTGTTCGAGCCGATCGGCGAGGATGGGCACACCGGGATGTATTCGATCGTCGGCCGAACGCAGTGGCTGGTGGAGCTCGACAGTTTCTTGAGAGCGCACAATCTTCCGACCTGGCCGATATCCAACGTGGATGTCGTGCTACAGAGACTGCAATGGCCGCAATCGCAGCGCGCGTTCGTCCAGGCTTATCTGGCCGCTCCGGGCGAAAAGGCTTTGGCCCGAACCGCCGGAAAGCAGAACGCATCCTACCAGACCGCGCTCACCCTCGACGACGCGCGCAAGCTCGCCCTGGACGCCTGTCAGCGAAAAGGCGAGCCTTGTACGATCGTGATGGAAGACGATCGCTGGACTGGATCGCCATGA
- a CDS encoding dienelactone hydrolase family protein: MTGARFVILLATFTCMAAAPAWSDELIETPVSLPVSIGGTTVRLEALVVKKSDAQGRLPIALITNGGAATATAGAGATTATYAHNARDMARRGWLAVVVIRRGFGNSEGPRPAPVACQATSFEAWASAAADDLQATLSAVSQRPDADASRMIVIGSETAGVAAVALSARNPRGLQGVVSISGGLQSESNCPMTDVLVDGYRTFGSTSRVPNLWIYSRSDKVFDPDLVNRLHTAFLDAGGDVKFVTFFHDGDVGTPVFSHATRAWYSQMDGFLRARNLPTWSIPDVKSVIDRLKIGDRIERENLQGSLLIYLSAPGEKAIAFSPTLQAAWIRPQNKVVAEPHLPVTYQTNSKSLDDARTGALAACQKAAQDCIIVMENFLWIGGER, translated from the coding sequence GTGACAGGGGCCCGCTTTGTAATCCTGCTTGCCACGTTCACCTGCATGGCGGCGGCGCCGGCATGGTCCGACGAACTGATCGAGACGCCGGTGTCCCTTCCAGTCTCCATCGGCGGGACGACAGTTCGCCTCGAAGCGCTCGTCGTCAAAAAATCCGACGCTCAAGGCCGGCTGCCGATTGCGCTTATTACCAATGGCGGCGCGGCGACTGCCACGGCCGGAGCGGGCGCGACCACGGCAACCTACGCGCATAACGCGCGCGACATGGCGCGGCGCGGATGGCTGGCGGTCGTTGTGATAAGGCGCGGCTTTGGCAACTCGGAAGGCCCGAGGCCGGCCCCGGTCGCGTGCCAGGCAACTTCATTCGAGGCATGGGCGAGTGCGGCCGCGGATGACTTGCAGGCAACCCTCAGCGCCGTTTCGCAACGCCCTGACGCCGATGCCAGCAGAATGATTGTGATCGGATCCGAAACGGCGGGGGTCGCGGCCGTCGCGCTTTCCGCTCGCAACCCGCGCGGACTGCAGGGGGTCGTTTCAATCTCGGGCGGACTGCAGTCGGAATCGAATTGCCCGATGACCGACGTTCTGGTCGACGGGTACAGGACATTCGGAAGCACGAGCCGGGTGCCGAATCTGTGGATCTATTCCAGGAGCGACAAGGTATTCGATCCCGATCTCGTCAACCGACTACACACCGCATTTCTCGACGCCGGCGGCGACGTCAAATTCGTCACGTTCTTTCACGACGGCGACGTGGGTACTCCCGTCTTCAGCCACGCGACCCGCGCCTGGTACAGCCAAATGGATGGTTTCCTGCGGGCACGAAACCTGCCGACCTGGAGCATTCCGGACGTGAAGAGTGTGATCGACAGGCTGAAAATTGGCGACAGGATCGAACGAGAGAATCTTCAGGGCTCGCTCCTCATTTATCTTTCGGCACCTGGAGAAAAGGCGATCGCCTTCTCGCCGACCTTGCAAGCGGCATGGATCCGTCCCCAAAACAAGGTCGTCGCCGAGCCGCACCTGCCTGTGACCTACCAGACCAACTCCAAGAGCCTGGATGATGCTCGCACCGGCGCCTTGGCGGCTTGCCAAAAGGCCGCGCAGGATTGCATCATCGTCATGGAGAATTTCCTCTGGATCGGGGGAGAACGATGA